One Pseudonocardia sediminis DNA window includes the following coding sequences:
- a CDS encoding DHA2 family efflux MFS transporter permease subunit gives MTTGPSTGTHDPAAPARPNASDSLVIWLLVGSAFVMILNETIMSVALPALIVDLQVSPSTAQWLTSGFLLTMAVVIPITGFLLQRFPARAVYIASMTLFSLGTLLAALAPGFAVLLVARVIQASGTAVMVPLLMTTVLNLIPAERRGQTMGTISIVIAVAPAIGPTISGLILSSLGWRWMFWIVLPIALVALACGATWLRVAATETRRVPLDVASVILSAVGFAGLVYGLSSLGEAARGASEGLPPWVPVVVGAVALTVFVLRQIRLQRRDAALLDLRPFTHRTYTLSLVLVALGFTSLFGGLILLPLYLQDVLGRTAFVTGLVVLPGGLAMGLLGPIVGRAYDRLGARRLVVPGSITLCASLWMFATLGETSPLWEIVAIHVVLMASLALMFTPLMTDALGSLPPNLYSHGSAILTTLQQVAGAAGTALFITVMTLASARPDGGIDITGLRAAFTCAAVVSVVVVLVAFFTGRPGGAKAAAGDTAAAGDTAATETTAADEKAERS, from the coding sequence GTGACCACCGGACCGTCCACCGGAACGCATGATCCGGCGGCCCCCGCACGGCCGAACGCGAGCGACTCGCTGGTCATCTGGCTGCTCGTCGGGTCCGCGTTCGTCATGATCCTGAACGAGACGATCATGAGCGTGGCGCTGCCCGCGCTGATCGTCGACCTGCAGGTGTCGCCGAGCACCGCGCAGTGGCTGACCAGCGGGTTCCTGCTGACGATGGCCGTGGTCATCCCGATCACCGGGTTCCTGCTGCAACGGTTCCCGGCCCGCGCCGTCTACATCGCGTCGATGACGCTGTTCAGCCTCGGCACCCTGCTCGCCGCGCTGGCCCCCGGGTTCGCCGTGCTGCTCGTGGCCCGGGTGATCCAGGCCTCGGGCACCGCGGTGATGGTGCCGCTGCTGATGACCACCGTGCTCAACCTGATCCCGGCCGAGCGCCGCGGGCAGACGATGGGCACGATCTCGATCGTCATCGCGGTCGCCCCGGCGATCGGTCCGACGATCTCCGGCCTGATCCTGTCGTCGCTGGGCTGGCGCTGGATGTTCTGGATCGTGCTGCCGATCGCGCTGGTCGCGCTGGCGTGCGGGGCGACCTGGCTGCGGGTCGCGGCCACCGAGACCCGACGGGTCCCGCTCGACGTGGCGTCGGTGATCCTGTCCGCGGTCGGGTTCGCCGGGCTGGTCTACGGGCTGAGCAGCCTCGGTGAGGCCGCACGCGGGGCGTCGGAGGGGCTCCCACCGTGGGTCCCGGTCGTCGTCGGCGCGGTGGCGCTGACCGTGTTCGTCCTGCGCCAGATCCGGCTGCAGCGCCGCGACGCCGCCCTGCTGGACCTGCGCCCGTTCACCCACCGCACGTACACGCTGTCGCTGGTCCTGGTCGCGCTCGGGTTCACGTCGCTGTTCGGCGGGCTGATCCTGCTGCCGCTCTACCTGCAGGACGTCCTCGGCCGGACGGCGTTCGTCACCGGCCTGGTCGTGCTGCCCGGCGGTCTGGCGATGGGACTGCTCGGCCCGATCGTCGGGCGGGCCTACGACCGGCTCGGCGCGCGGCGGCTGGTGGTGCCCGGGTCGATCACGCTGTGCGCCTCGCTGTGGATGTTCGCGACGCTCGGCGAGACCTCCCCGCTGTGGGAGATCGTCGCGATCCACGTCGTGCTGATGGCCTCGCTCGCCCTGATGTTCACGCCACTGATGACCGACGCGCTCGGCTCGCTGCCCCCGAACCTGTACTCGCACGGCAGCGCCATCCTCACCACGCTGCAGCAGGTCGCGGGCGCGGCCGGGACGGCCCTGTTCATCACCGTGATGACGCTGGCCTCGGCGCGTCCGGACGGCGGGATCGACATCACCGGGCTGCGGGCGGCCTTCACCTGCGCCGCGGTCGTCTCGGT